From the uncultured Trichococcus sp. genome, one window contains:
- the walK gene encoding cell wall metabolism sensor histidine kinase WalK encodes MNKKIRLVHSIHFKIPMLFIFLLLVSLQLIGAYFIRELETKMISNFDSQMSLNAGFLEKTLQPILMDDDAEKLETSVQTILSDFTGANILETQVLDEQGYILGINDQTLQSLIGTKSTDRDVQQVILLDAPSSYQYVKEDTNSRVLKNISPIYSTDNTGTLIGVLVMESNIESVYAQMSQTVSIFLNASVVAIIITVVLAVIISRGITRPISEMRRQTANIADGDYSGKVTVYGADELGELAETINDLSYKVKDAQETTESERQRLDSVLRHMTDGVLATDRRGKIIIINSRAMDLLSISQDKAIGQSIMKVLKLGEKFTFRQLLETQDELILNIPTEDQDTILRGEFSVIQRESGFISGLVCVLSDITEQEKVEQERRSFVSNVSHELRTPLTSVKSYTESLIDGAWEDKEIAPEFLKVISTETDRMIRMITDLLNLSRMDQGKQDLNLEFVSINELVAHIIDRFEMVLKSEQYRNKKYKIERDFTQRTLWVEIDQDKFIQVIDNIMNNAIKYSPDGGKITCRLMETHNSVVISITDEGLGIPRKDIGHVFDRFYRVDKARARSMGGTGLGLAISKEVVQLHGGKIWVTSVENKGSTFFISLPYIPMDEEDEWG; translated from the coding sequence ATGAACAAAAAGATACGTTTGGTTCACTCCATTCATTTCAAGATACCGATGCTGTTCATTTTCCTTCTGTTGGTATCCCTGCAACTGATCGGGGCTTATTTTATCCGTGAACTGGAAACGAAAATGATCAGCAACTTCGATAGCCAGATGAGCCTGAATGCGGGCTTTCTGGAAAAAACGTTGCAGCCGATCCTGATGGATGATGATGCGGAAAAGCTGGAGACGTCTGTACAGACTATCCTCAGCGATTTTACGGGCGCCAATATCCTGGAAACGCAAGTCTTGGATGAGCAGGGTTATATTCTCGGAATCAATGACCAAACGTTACAGTCTTTGATCGGAACGAAGTCAACCGATCGGGATGTCCAACAAGTCATTCTTCTGGATGCACCCTCCTCATACCAATATGTGAAGGAAGACACGAATAGCCGCGTGCTGAAGAACATCAGTCCGATCTATTCGACGGACAATACGGGTACACTTATCGGTGTGTTGGTGATGGAATCGAACATCGAATCGGTCTATGCGCAGATGAGCCAGACGGTGAGCATCTTTCTGAATGCTTCGGTAGTGGCGATCATCATCACGGTTGTTTTGGCTGTGATCATCTCGCGCGGCATCACGCGACCCATTTCCGAGATGCGCCGACAGACGGCGAACATTGCCGATGGGGACTATTCCGGGAAGGTGACGGTCTATGGGGCGGACGAATTGGGCGAATTGGCTGAGACCATCAATGATCTGTCCTACAAAGTCAAGGATGCCCAGGAAACGACGGAATCGGAGCGCCAAAGGTTGGACAGCGTCCTGCGGCACATGACGGATGGCGTGTTGGCCACAGACCGGCGCGGCAAAATCATCATCATCAACAGCCGGGCGATGGATCTGCTCTCGATTTCACAAGACAAAGCGATCGGGCAATCGATCATGAAAGTGCTGAAGCTAGGGGAGAAATTCACTTTCCGCCAATTGTTGGAGACGCAGGACGAGTTGATCCTGAATATCCCGACAGAAGATCAGGATACGATTCTGCGCGGGGAGTTTTCCGTCATCCAGAGGGAATCCGGCTTCATCAGCGGATTGGTTTGCGTGCTTTCCGACATCACGGAGCAGGAAAAAGTCGAACAGGAACGCCGCAGCTTCGTTTCCAATGTATCCCATGAATTGCGGACGCCGTTGACGAGCGTGAAAAGTTACACGGAATCGCTGATCGACGGCGCTTGGGAAGATAAAGAAATCGCCCCGGAATTTCTGAAGGTCATTTCCACCGAGACCGATCGGATGATCCGGATGATCACCGATTTGCTGAATCTTTCCCGGATGGACCAAGGCAAACAGGATCTGAACCTGGAGTTCGTCAGCATCAATGAGCTGGTCGCGCATATCATCGATCGCTTCGAAATGGTATTGAAATCGGAACAGTACCGCAATAAAAAATATAAGATCGAACGGGACTTTACGCAACGGACGTTGTGGGTCGAAATCGATCAGGATAAATTTATCCAGGTGATCGACAATATCATGAACAATGCCATCAAATATTCTCCGGACGGCGGGAAAATCACCTGCAGACTGATGGAGACGCACAACAGTGTCGTCATCAGCATCACGGACGAAGGCTTGGGCATTCCGCGCAAGGATATCGGCCATGTCTTTGACCGATTTTATCGGGTGGACAAGGCGCGCGCCCGTTCGATGGGCGGCACCGGACTTGGATTGGCCATTTCCAAAGAGGTTGTCCAGTTGCATGGCGGAAAAATCTGGGTAACCAGTGTGGAAAATAAAGGGTCGACTTTCTTTATTTCCCTGCCTTACATTCCGATGGACGAGGAGGATGAATGGGGATGA
- the yycF gene encoding response regulator YycF, with protein MKKVLVVDDEKPISDIIKFNLTKEGYDVFTAFDGEEALAQFAEVGPDIILLDLMLPKMDGLEVCREIRKTSDVPIIMLTAKDSEIDKVLGLELGADDYVTKPFSNRELVARVKANLRRQASPVAAPPEEDDTNEIKIGSLIIHEDAYIVSKRGVEIELTHREFELLHYLAKHLGQVMTREHLLQTVWGYDYFGDVRTVDVTVRRLREKIEDTPSHPTWLITRRGVGYFLKNPDQE; from the coding sequence ATGAAAAAGGTACTAGTGGTAGACGATGAAAAACCAATCTCAGATATAATCAAGTTCAATCTGACCAAAGAAGGTTATGATGTCTTCACTGCATTTGATGGTGAAGAAGCCTTGGCGCAGTTTGCGGAAGTAGGCCCGGATATCATCCTGCTGGATCTGATGCTGCCAAAAATGGACGGTTTGGAAGTCTGCCGGGAAATCCGCAAGACGAGCGATGTGCCGATCATCATGTTGACGGCAAAAGACTCTGAAATCGACAAAGTGCTTGGTCTTGAATTGGGTGCGGATGACTATGTCACGAAACCATTTTCGAACCGGGAATTGGTTGCGCGCGTAAAAGCAAATTTGAGGAGACAAGCCTCTCCGGTTGCGGCACCGCCTGAAGAAGACGATACGAATGAAATCAAAATCGGATCCTTGATCATCCACGAAGATGCCTACATCGTGTCAAAGCGCGGGGTGGAGATCGAGTTGACCCACCGCGAATTCGAATTATTGCATTATTTGGCGAAGCACCTCGGCCAAGTGATGACGCGGGAGCATCTCCTGCAGACTGTATGGGGATATGATTATTTCGGCGATGTCCGCACTGTTGATGTGACGGTCCGGAGACTGCGCGAAAAAATCGAGGATACACCGAGCCATCCGACTTGGTTGATCACACGAAGAGGAGTAGGCTACTTCTTGAAGAATCCGGATCAGGAGTAA
- a CDS encoding L,D-transpeptidase family protein codes for MKKKPIIIGAAAFLLIAAGYFGAGSYYEDKFLPNTMLDGIDISNDTVAQAKKETTAAIAQAQIEIVENGETILAFTPADLGVSIDNTEKLEAMKAEQNGWDWPFLLFQDKKEETDLSGVSVDETAFGNILAEMQLENESRTAPVNATVVKGTEGYEVAPETAGNKVDLELLKASMLEAIIAGGTEIDLMQAYQQPTLTADDPILTETLQKLDELADTVIQYTISGQTETVPQTAIVEWLGIDENGEVSVNRDGVAAYLQGLSDTYSTYSRTRDFLATDGDTVQVPPGTYGWTLAVAAETDNLIEYVLEGEDVTVTPNYNGTGYHADGADIGTTYVEVDLSSQHMWYYRDGVVALETDIVSGHPLSPTPTGVFYIWNKEEDAVLKGYNPRTEKDYESPVEYWMPVDWTGIGIHDSSWQPAYGGEYWLTAGSNGCVNTPPGVMAELYGMIGIGVPVVIHS; via the coding sequence TACCGTAGCCCAAGCAAAAAAAGAGACAACCGCAGCAATCGCACAAGCGCAGATCGAAATCGTCGAAAATGGAGAAACGATCCTTGCTTTCACACCTGCGGATCTGGGCGTTTCCATCGACAACACCGAGAAATTGGAAGCGATGAAGGCGGAGCAAAACGGTTGGGACTGGCCGTTTTTGCTGTTCCAAGATAAAAAGGAAGAAACCGATCTGAGCGGCGTATCCGTTGACGAAACGGCTTTCGGGAACATCTTGGCGGAAATGCAGTTGGAGAACGAGAGCCGCACGGCACCCGTGAACGCCACAGTCGTCAAAGGAACGGAAGGCTATGAGGTTGCGCCTGAAACTGCAGGGAACAAGGTCGATCTGGAATTGTTGAAGGCAAGCATGCTGGAAGCGATCATTGCCGGAGGAACCGAAATCGATCTTATGCAGGCGTATCAACAGCCGACATTGACGGCGGACGATCCAATTTTGACGGAAACGCTGCAGAAATTGGATGAGTTGGCGGATACGGTTATCCAATACACGATTTCCGGACAGACGGAGACGGTGCCGCAAACAGCCATCGTTGAATGGTTGGGCATAGACGAGAACGGCGAAGTGTCGGTCAATCGCGATGGCGTTGCAGCCTATCTGCAGGGACTCAGCGATACATACAGCACTTACTCCCGTACGCGGGATTTCCTGGCGACGGACGGCGATACGGTCCAAGTCCCACCTGGTACGTACGGATGGACGCTGGCTGTCGCAGCCGAAACGGACAACCTGATCGAATATGTTTTGGAAGGTGAGGACGTGACGGTAACGCCGAACTACAACGGCACCGGCTACCATGCGGACGGCGCGGACATCGGCACTACCTATGTCGAAGTGGATCTTTCAAGCCAACACATGTGGTATTACCGAGATGGCGTTGTTGCGCTCGAGACGGATATCGTTTCCGGGCATCCGCTGTCACCGACTCCGACTGGGGTCTTCTACATCTGGAACAAAGAAGAGGATGCCGTTTTGAAAGGCTACAATCCGAGAACCGAAAAGGATTACGAGTCGCCTGTCGAATACTGGATGCCAGTCGATTGGACAGGTATCGGTATCCACGATTCATCCTGGCAGCCTGCTTACGGCGGCGAATATTGGCTTACGGCCGGATCGAATGGGTGTGTCAATACGCCGCCTGGGGTCATGGCTGAATTGTATGGGATGATCGGTATCGGGGTTCCGGTCGTCATCCACAGCTGA